A stretch of the Bacillus anthracis str. Vollum genome encodes the following:
- a CDS encoding biotin/lipoyl-containing protein, producing MKTVIEGVYSPCYGKVEKLFVKESSYVYEWEKLALIETIDKQKVEIKVGISGYIESLEVVEGQAIADQKLLITMRDDLLITGSD from the coding sequence GTGAAGACGGTTATAGAAGGCGTGTATAGTCCTTGTTACGGGAAAGTAGAGAAGTTATTTGTTAAGGAAAGTTCTTACGTATATGAGTGGGAGAAATTAGCGTTAATTGAAACGATAGATAAACAGAAAGTAGAAATTAAGGTAGGAATAAGTGGGTATATTGAATCATTAGAAGTAGTAGAAGGACAAGCTATCGCTGATCAAAAGTTATTAATAACGATGAGGGATGATCTTTTAATAACAGGTAGTGATTAA
- a CDS encoding amino acid permease, giving the protein MMNQNQGLKRELKSRHIFMIALGGVIGTGLFLGSGYTIHEAGPGGAIVAYLVGGFVMYLTMLCLGELAVAMPDAGSYQTYATKHISPAAGYVVGWMSWLNWSATIGIELIAVSILMKRWFPDVPSWIWCVVFAVLLFAINALSSRSFAEVEFWFASIKVITIIAFIILGGAAMFGFLDMKGNEPAPMFSSFTDYGGLFPNGLSAILITMIAVNFSFQGTELVGIAAGESENPEKTIPKAINNTVWRILVFFVLSIFILAGLFPWQQAGVIESPFVVVFDKIGIPYAADIINFVIITAVLSVANSGLYATSRMLWSMSNQGMISPIFGKLSKNGVPIYALIVSTIVGCLSLLSGIYAEDTVYLWLLSIAGFGAILVWASIALSNLLARRSYIKQGGDVKDLKFKTPLYPFVPLLALVLNVTVIVGMAFIPEQRMALYCGIPFMIVCLLFYRATRNKAHKVEHIEKTDTTEVDSL; this is encoded by the coding sequence ATGATGAATCAAAACCAAGGATTAAAAAGAGAATTGAAGAGCAGGCACATATTTATGATTGCACTTGGAGGAGTTATTGGTACTGGCCTTTTTTTAGGATCTGGGTATACAATTCATGAAGCTGGGCCTGGAGGAGCGATTGTAGCGTATCTTGTCGGAGGATTTGTTATGTATTTAACGATGCTCTGTCTTGGAGAGTTAGCTGTTGCAATGCCTGACGCAGGGTCTTATCAAACGTATGCAACTAAGCACATTTCCCCTGCAGCGGGTTATGTAGTCGGATGGATGTCGTGGTTGAACTGGTCAGCTACGATAGGTATTGAACTAATTGCAGTTAGTATTTTAATGAAACGATGGTTTCCAGATGTACCGTCATGGATTTGGTGCGTAGTGTTTGCGGTACTGCTTTTTGCTATTAATGCGTTATCTTCAAGAAGTTTTGCAGAAGTTGAATTTTGGTTTGCAAGTATTAAAGTCATTACAATCATTGCATTTATTATTTTGGGCGGGGCAGCAATGTTTGGTTTTCTAGATATGAAAGGAAATGAACCAGCACCAATGTTCTCTAGTTTTACTGATTATGGTGGATTGTTTCCAAATGGATTATCCGCTATTTTAATTACGATGATTGCTGTTAACTTTTCCTTCCAAGGAACAGAACTAGTCGGTATTGCAGCAGGTGAGAGTGAAAATCCAGAGAAAACAATCCCGAAGGCAATTAATAATACAGTTTGGCGTATACTCGTGTTCTTTGTATTATCTATTTTCATTCTTGCAGGATTATTCCCTTGGCAACAGGCGGGAGTAATAGAAAGTCCATTCGTAGTTGTATTTGATAAAATTGGTATTCCTTATGCAGCCGATATTATCAATTTCGTTATTATTACAGCGGTTCTATCCGTTGCGAATTCAGGATTATACGCAACTTCTCGTATGCTATGGTCTATGTCTAATCAAGGAATGATTAGTCCGATTTTTGGTAAGTTATCTAAAAATGGTGTTCCTATTTATGCATTGATTGTAAGTACAATTGTAGGTTGCCTTTCATTACTATCAGGTATTTATGCGGAAGATACAGTTTATTTATGGCTACTTTCTATTGCCGGGTTCGGAGCGATATTAGTTTGGGCATCTATTGCTCTATCTAACTTATTAGCTAGAAGGTCATATATAAAGCAGGGCGGAGATGTGAAAGACTTGAAATTTAAAACACCACTGTATCCATTCGTACCGCTGCTTGCATTAGTATTAAATGTAACAGTAATTGTTGGTATGGCCTTTATTCCAGAACAAAGAATGGCGTTATATTGTGGAATTCCATTTATGATTGTTTGCTTACTGTTTTACCGTGCGACAAGAAATAAGGCACATAAAGTAGAACATATTGAAAAGACAGATACAACAGAAGTAGACAGTTTATAA
- a CDS encoding acetylornithine deacetylase, which translates to MNEEVSQLLEQIDLRKDELLELTKTLIRFETPAPPARNTNEAQEFVAEFLRKRNFSVDKWDVYPNDPNVVGVKKGTESDTHKSLIINGHMDVAEVSADEAWETNPFEPFIKDGWLVGRGAADMKGGLAGALFAIQLLQEAGIELPGDVIFQSVIGEEVGEAGTLQCCKRGYDADFAVVVDTSDLHMQGQGGVITGWITVKSPQTFHDATRRQMIHAGGRLFGASAIEKMMKIVQSLQELERHWAVMKTYEGYPSGTTTINPAVIEGGRHAAFIADECRLWITVHFYPNETHEQIIKEIEEYIGKVAAADPWLSENPPQFKWGGESMIVDRGEIFPSLEIDSEHAAVKTLSSVHESILSKNAILDMSATVTDGGWFSEFHIPAVIYGPGTLEEAHSINEKVEIEQLIEFTKVITAFIYEWCHTKKID; encoded by the coding sequence ATGAATGAAGAAGTTTCACAGCTATTAGAACAAATTGATTTACGAAAAGATGAGTTACTAGAGCTTACAAAAACCTTAATTCGTTTTGAAACACCAGCACCGCCGGCGAGAAACACAAATGAGGCGCAAGAATTTGTTGCAGAGTTTTTAAGAAAACGAAATTTTAGTGTTGATAAATGGGATGTATATCCGAATGATCCGAACGTTGTTGGGGTGAAAAAAGGGACAGAAAGTGACACACATAAAAGTCTTATTATTAATGGACATATGGATGTAGCTGAAGTATCGGCAGATGAGGCGTGGGAAACAAATCCGTTTGAGCCATTTATAAAAGATGGTTGGTTAGTTGGACGTGGTGCGGCAGATATGAAAGGGGGACTAGCTGGAGCGTTATTCGCTATTCAGCTATTACAAGAAGCTGGTATTGAATTACCTGGAGATGTAATCTTTCAATCCGTAATTGGGGAAGAAGTGGGAGAAGCAGGTACACTTCAATGCTGCAAAAGAGGGTATGATGCTGATTTTGCAGTCGTAGTGGATACGAGTGATTTACATATGCAAGGACAGGGCGGCGTAATTACTGGATGGATTACTGTGAAAAGCCCGCAAACGTTTCATGATGCAACACGTAGGCAAATGATCCATGCAGGGGGTCGTTTATTCGGAGCGAGCGCAATTGAAAAAATGATGAAAATTGTGCAAAGTTTACAAGAATTAGAGCGGCATTGGGCAGTTATGAAAACATATGAAGGTTATCCGTCTGGAACAACAACAATTAATCCAGCTGTTATAGAAGGTGGACGGCATGCAGCGTTTATTGCGGATGAGTGCCGTTTGTGGATAACAGTGCACTTTTATCCGAATGAAACACATGAACAAATAATAAAAGAAATTGAAGAGTATATCGGGAAAGTGGCAGCTGCTGATCCATGGTTAAGTGAAAATCCACCGCAATTTAAGTGGGGCGGAGAATCAATGATTGTGGATCGTGGCGAAATTTTTCCTTCTTTAGAAATAGATAGTGAACATGCAGCTGTAAAAACGCTTAGCTCAGTACACGAATCAATTCTTTCTAAAAATGCAATTTTAGATATGTCTGCAACGGTAACGGATGGTGGTTGGTTTAGTGAATTTCATATTCCGGCCGTTATTTACGGACCAGGTACATTAGAGGAAGCTCATTCAATAAATGAGAAAGTAGAAATAGAACAGTTAATTGAATTTACAAAAGTAATAACAGCATTTATATACGAATGGTGTCATACGAAAAAAATAGATTAG